The Amycolatopsis coloradensis sequence ATGCCGACGGGCAGCGGCAGTCGCTGCTGCCCGTCGCGCCGCCGGACCGTCGCGTGCAGTGCGCTCCCCAGAACTTCCGGCGTGTGCAAAGGGCTCCAGGTGGGCAGCTCGAGATCGGACATCACCGAGAACACTCGTCCGCACTCGTCCTCGTTCACGAGTCCGCGGCGGCAGGCGAGGGCGGTACTCAGCGCCATGTCGAGACATACGGCTTCGCCGTGCAGCATCGAGGGAAGGCCGAGCATCTCGACGGCCGGGCTGAAAGTGTGCCCGTAGTCCATGCTGCGTTCCAGCGTTTCTTCCCAAAGATTCGGTTCGAGCTCCTCCAGCATGCCGGTGATCGCTGCTTCGAGGATGGCGGTGGCGGCGTCGGCTCCCTCGGGTGACCGGCCCTGGAAGTTCTCGTTCAGGACCAGCCGGCCGTGCCGCTCGAGAAGGCCGAAGAGTGCTTCGTCCTTGATCAGGCCGACTTTCAGGATCTCGGCGAGCCCGTTGCTGATGTGCCGACGGCTCAGTGTCGAGAGAAAGCCGCGGTCGAGCAGGGTGAGCGTCGCCGCCGAATACGTGCCCAGCTGGTTCTTGTGACCGTTGAAGTTCACTCCGGTCTTGACACCCACCCCGGCGTCGATCAAACCGACCAGGGTCGTCGGAACCCTGACGAACGGCGTTCCGCGGCGGTAGAGGCTGGCGGCGAGGCCCACGATGTCCATCACGACACCGCCACCCACCACGATGACCGGCTCGCGCCTGCGATCGATCCCGAAGGCGTCGAGTCGCTCCACGAGACGCAATACGACTTCGATCTCTTTGTGTACGTCGCCTGCCTGGATCACCATGATCTCGTAGGTGACGCCGTGGTGATCAAAATACTGCCTTATCGCCGGTCCGTACAGTCTGTCGACGGTCTCGTCCACGACGACGAACCGGCGCTGTGTCCGGTTCCCGCCGGGGCTGCCCGCGTGGAGGAGGTCTGTTCGGTTGGGATCGAAAACGTCCTGGCAAACACGGACTTCGTAGTTGACCGGCTGGGAAGCCTTGACATGCCAAGAGACCCCGTCCGTCGCGGGTGCGATCTTCTGTGGCGTGATCGGCTTTCGCGGCGCGGGTGGCGCAATGGCTTCCGGCGCGCTGTCCTCTTTCGCGTCACCGGCTGGAATTGGCGATTTCGGCATGCTCGCCCTCTTTTCTCGATCAGATAACGATGATTTCTGCCCGGTGGACTCTTGAAAGGTCAGTGCCGGACCAGGTCGCTCGCGGCCGCCAAGGTGATCAGTGACCGGGCATAACGTTCCGCCGCCGCCGGATAAAGGTGGAAGAACTTCACGGGTGCCACCGATTCGATCTCCAGCAGCAGCAACCTGCCGGTGACGGGGTGGCGAAGGAAGTCGAGCCGTACCGATACCGGGTGGACCGGAACTGTCTTCAGGTAGGCGTCGTATGCGTTATGGATGTCGGTGAGGTCCTCGCCGTGTTCGGTGTAGCCGGCACGGGCGTTCGGATGGAATTGTGTTCCCTCGCGTCCCGGCGCGAGGATGGCGTCCTTGGTGATCGCGTGGGAGACGGCCCCGTCGATCATGATGATTCCGTATTCTCCCAGGGAATCGATCGACGACACGTAAGGCTGGACGCAGGCGGTGACGCCGGCTTCGTCGAAGGCCGTGAGCCTGGCGACCAGGTCCTGCTCCTCGGTGACGCGAGCGGCGCCGAGCGTGCCTCCGGACGAGATGGGTTTGACGACGACGGCGGCCTCTCCGAAATCACGTTCGGCGCGCGCGAGCGTTTCCGCCGCGACAGCGCCGATCCGTTCTCCCGGCCGGACCACCGTCGTCGGGATCGTCCTGGCACCGTGCTGCTCCACCTCGGGGAGGTATTCCTTGCTCATACCGCTCACGATGATGGGGTGCGGGTTCGCCAACCGCACACCCTGCCGGTGCAGGGAGTCCACCCATTCCCGGAACTGCGTCAGTTTGAGCCACATGCTCCACGGGGATTGCACGGCGACCACGTCGAACATGGTCCAGTCGATCCCGTCGGAGTCGTCCCATTCGAGAATCTGCGTTGTGCAGCCCTGCTCGTTCAGGCTGGCACGCAGGATGGGGGTGTCGCGATCCGACCAATCACTGCCCGGAAAGGCGCTGGAGGTCACGAGTGCGATGTTCACGGAATGCCTCTCGATAGTTCACAAGCGCCGATTCACGAGCGCCAGGCCAGGGAAGCCGAAGGTGATGCGCGAACGAGAACCGTCCACGACAGCGATTCCGCGAACCGGAGACGTCGGTCCGCGCCGAGTACTGAAGTTTTTTGCTTGCAGGAGTTTGCCCCACGGGAACCCGAAGGTCCAGTGTGGCCACACGGCGTGGACGTTCGGGCAATCGCGTTGGACGAAGCGCGCGGATATGCGCTGAGGTCGGCTCTGCTGGCAGAGGATCGGTCGCAAGCTACTTCGCCAAGCCACCTCGAGCGACGGGGACGATTGACCAGATGAGCCCGACTCAGATCGCAGCCACAACCCTTGATCCTGCCGTCTCCCTGGACTTGAAGCTCTTGGACCTGGCGGGGCACCCCCTCAATGTCGTGTTGTCGGACGACGCGATCGCGCGGATCACGCGTGGCCGCCACTTCGTCGAAGACGTGCTCGGCGGGGACGGAAGGCCTGTCTATGGAGCGACCACCGGATTCGGCCCTCTCGTGATCTTCGAAGG is a genomic window containing:
- a CDS encoding sedoheptulose 7-phosphate cyclase, producing MPKSPIPAGDAKEDSAPEAIAPPAPRKPITPQKIAPATDGVSWHVKASQPVNYEVRVCQDVFDPNRTDLLHAGSPGGNRTQRRFVVVDETVDRLYGPAIRQYFDHHGVTYEIMVIQAGDVHKEIEVVLRLVERLDAFGIDRRREPVIVVGGGVVMDIVGLAASLYRRGTPFVRVPTTLVGLIDAGVGVKTGVNFNGHKNQLGTYSAATLTLLDRGFLSTLSRRHISNGLAEILKVGLIKDEALFGLLERHGRLVLNENFQGRSPEGADAATAILEAAITGMLEELEPNLWEETLERSMDYGHTFSPAVEMLGLPSMLHGEAVCLDMALSTALACRRGLVNEDECGRVFSVMSDLELPTWSPLHTPEVLGSALHATVRRRDGQQRLPLPVGIGNTVFVNDVSDEELVAAIEFQREMATCSSTEVA